One Brassica napus cultivar Da-Ae chromosome A5, Da-Ae, whole genome shotgun sequence DNA window includes the following coding sequences:
- the LOC106448943 gene encoding uncharacterized protein LOC106448943: MASSEKIGATDEEKIVDAYAQAEVFLHEGDYVKVLEITEATISVHGANPSCYRHHLLQGDVFFELASVADGNELKTVYLFACVDAYSVSSRLCPESVRSFHGCSLSLIELGDRLGLSKFYEKAHSKAKLGLGLCMKILEPQGIEDDLQSKIEAANNAMVVHDTTSVDDQTQEQGKGEADVDLLKKLWSKLDEKSKRDLLVVDSRGFVDYIQSVHAKTKAERRHFSECLCIDDTLRWRKWKCRICPQVNYCLVDCTWHILETHVQKFQPRSSSRPRRLDECFASMIRRACDWPIATDETRKDMLRQLGHVLKDYSENDIMPHSVWDWLMVYTEENVKLPQVPGDYLEKCKFFKSPQCLCFLEEKNIEYLLEYVRELSTDLRAGLVSKVVDGLWVKSLVKERIDIQRVSFNLLLDERLLFEGEHRDYDDVGTVKTFKSSGIYNHVIPKGDEIVSWLLDCPPIDAEFVSQVAEGTQNLEIWLAALRIVRSTARKEESYYTKRDKLLTYDKMLGEAEALCDKEDKWRNAYQRSRYALVLRRKCEKRCFVSVVKDILEGAATPRFGELDDKEFTDGTSELFTTVQNDAVRRNLWKLRNSLNKKVISIDAKILLNEWTYKKLHEFARLSVIENRLVVIPFVKLYLQDKLKRLLKTHKRKRIRENA; encoded by the exons ATGGCTAGCTCAGAGAAAATTGGAGCCACGGACGAGGAGAAGATAGTCGATGCATACGCTCAAGCCGAAGTGTTCCTCCATGAAGGTGATTACGTGAAGGTGTTGGAGATAACAGAAGCAACCATCTCCGTTCACGGCGCGAATCCATCATGCTATCGCCACCATCTTCTCCAAGGCGACGTGTTCTTTGAATTGGCGAGCGTAGCGGATGGTAACGAACTCAAAACTGTGTACCTGTTTGCGTGCGTTGATGCTTACTCGGTTTCAAGTCGTCTCTGTCCGGAATCTGTACGATCCTTCCACGGGTGTTCTCTTTCCCTTATTGAGTTGGGTGATAGGCTTGGGCTAAGCAAGTTCTATGAGAAAGCTCATTCCAAGGCTAAGCTAGGGCTAGGATTGTGCATGAAGATCCTTGAACCTCAAGGAATAGAAGATGATTTGCAGTCAAAAATTGAGGCTGCAAATAACGCTATGGTTGTGCATGATACAACTAGCGTGGATGATCAAACACAAGAACAGGGGAAGGGAGAGGCTGATGTTGATCTATTGAAGAAGTTGTGGAGTAAGCTGGATGAGAAAAGCAAAAGAGACTTGTTGGTTGTGGACAGTAGAGGTTTTGTGGATTATATACAGTCTGTCCATGCCAAGACAAAGGCTGAGAGAAGACACTTTTCCGAGTGTTTGTGCATCGACGATACTCTTCGGTGGAGAAAGTGGAAATGCCGCATCTGTCCACAAGTCAATTACTGCTTGGTAGACTGTACATGGCACATTCTAGAGACGCATGTCCAAAAGTTTCAACCTCGAAGCAGTTCCCGTCCTAGGCGTTTGGATGAGTGTTTTGCTAGCATGATAC GAAGAGCTTGTGATTGGCCTATAGCGACTGATGAGACGCGGAAAGACATGCTCAGACAGTTGGGTCATGTTCTCAAAGATTATTCTGAAAACGATATTATGCCACACAGCGTTTGGGATTGGTTGATGGTTTATACAGAGGAGAATGTGAAACTGCCTCAAGTTCCTGGGGACTACCTTGAAAAATGCAAATTCTTCAAGAGCCCTCAATGTCTCTGCTTTCTAGAAGAGAAGAACATTGAATACCTTCTGGAATATGTTAGAGAGCTAAGCACAGATCTTCGTGCAGGTTTGGTTTCGAAAGTGGTTGATGGGTTATGGGTAAAGTCGCTGGTGAAGGAAAGAATCGATATTCAGAGAGTTAGTTTTAATCTGCTTCTAGATGAGAGGCTACTGTTTGAAGGAGAGCATCGTGATTATGATGACGTAGGGACAGTAAAGACTTTCAAGTCCAGTGGAATTTATAACCATGTGATACCTAAGGGTGATGAGATTGTCTCTTGGCTTCTAGACTGCCCACCAATCGATGCAGAGTTCGTGTCCCAAGTGGCAGAGGGTACACAGAATCTTGAAATATGGTTAGCAGCATTGAGAATAGTGCGTTCCACAGCTAGGAAAGAAGAAAGCTACTACACTAAGAGAGACAAGCTGCTAACGTATGATAAGATGTTGGGTGAAGCTGAAGCCCTTTGTGACAAAGAAGACAAGTGGAGGAATGCTTATCAGAGGAGCAGATATGCGTTGGTGCTTAGACGTAAGTGTGAGAAGCGTTGTTTTGTCAGTGTGGTAAAGGATATTCTTGAAGGAGCTGCTACTCCAAGATTTGGAGAATTAGATGACAAAGAATTCACGGATGGTACATCCGAGCTCTTTACTACTGTACAGAATGATGCAGTCAGAAGAAATCTGTGGAAGCTCAGAAACTCACTTAACAAGAAg GTCATTTCCATTGATGCGAAGATTTTGCTGAACGAGTGGACGTACAAGAAGCTACACGAATTTGCAAGACTATCAGTCATCGAGAACCGTTTAGTTGTTATTCCATTTGTAAAGCTCTATTTGCAg GATAAATTGAAGCGTTTGCTGAAAACGCATAAGAGAAAACGCATAAGAGAAAACGCATAA
- the LOC106447512 gene encoding E3 ubiquitin-protein ligase MARCHF2-like, producing MDPESCLRSISVCESSSGSVLVKGETSDSVSKHVLVEQSETKRQQRDENDSRMGKDGVGCCNVVHEVEKDTSTRVSASVLRESDASAKEKAEEFHVVDLSSCGGESDNGQSICRICHVGSDQTPDRVSGKTTVVTLELIQIGCKCKNELGLAHFHCAEAWFKLRGNSVCEICGCTAKNVTVSLTEEEWSEVLVDTRVDERRRRGSRQSCCILIVFMLTIILLHWLFKKFSTKTK from the exons ATGGACCCGGAAAGTTGTTTGAGATCGATCAGTGTTTGTGAAAGTTCGAGTGGATCTGTGCTTGTCAAGGGTGAAACCAGTGACTCTGTCTCAAAACATGTGTTGGTTGAACAAAGCGAGACTAAACGGCAACAACGAGATGAAAATGATTCAAGAATGGGCAAAGATGGTGTTGGATGCTGTAACGTTGTTCATGAGGTAGAGAAGGATACTTCAACACGTGTCTCAGCTTCTGTTCTTAGAGAGAGTGATGCTTCAGCAAAGGAAAAGGCGGAGGAGTTCCACGTGGTGGATTTGAGTAGTTGTGGAGGAGAAAGTGATAATGGGCAAAGTATATGCAGGATATGTCATGTTGGGTCTGATCAAACACCTGATAGAGTTTCTGGTAAGACGACAGTAGTAACCCTGGAGTTGATTCAGATTGGTTGCAAATGCAAAAACGAGCTTGGCCTTGCCCATTTTCACTGCGCAGAAGCTTGGTTCAAGCTAAGAGGAAACAG TGTATGTGAAATCTGCGGCTGCACAGCGAAGAATGTTACAGTTAGCTTGACAGAGGAGGAGTGGAGCGAAGTATTAGTAGACACAAGAGTTGATGAGAGAAGAAGACGTGGAAGTAGACAATCTTGCTGCATCCTTATTGTTTTTATGCTAACTATCATTCTGCTTCATTGgctattcaaaaagtttagcaCAAAAACCAAATGA